A stretch of DNA from Synechococcus sp. MU1617:
TCGCCCAGCTCGCTCAGCACCTCCTCGATCGAGGCCAGGTCGCTGGCGTAGCCCATCTTGTCGAGATTGAAGACGGTGACTGTGGTCTCCCGCAGCAGCCTGCGCACGACGGCGCCGCCAATGAAGCCTGCACCTCCGGTGACCAGCACTCTGCGGCGAGCTCCCAGCAGGTCGGAGGCGGAAGGCATGGACGAAACCATTGGTGAGAGCTTGGGGTGGGGCGTTGTTTGGGGTTGGCGCGTTGAACTCAGTGGCCCTTCATGGCGTTTTGGCTTGCCGCAACACAGCCTGCAGAGCTTGCTGCCAGTGCTCGCCGTTGAGGTCCAGAGCTGCTCGGGTGGCAGTGCAGTCGAGAAGGGAATAGGCCGGACGTTCCGCAGGGGTTGGGTAGTCCGCTGTGGTGATCGGTTTCACCTCAGCGGGGGTGTCGATGAGCCCCAAGTCAGCACCGATTTGACCAACGGCCACCGCCACGTCATACCAACTGGCGGCGCCGGCATCACTCCAGTGCATCACAGCTGGCAACTCGCGATTACCAGCGATCTGAAGGGTTTGCCAACAGGCTTGTGCCAGGTTCAGGGTGCTTGTGGGACAGCCCACTTGATCGGCGACAACACCCAGTTGATCCCGTTCGCGGTGGAGGCGGAGCATGGTGAGGGCGAAGTTCTTCCCGACGGGCCCGATCACCCAGCTGGTGCGCAGGATCAGGCCCCGTCCTTCTGCTCCAAACACGTTTTGGACCGCCGCTTCTCCAGCAGCTTTGCTGGCGCCGTAGACACCGAGAGGGTCGCGGGCTTGCACGGGCTGATACGGCGTGCCCTGGGTTCCGTTGAAGACGAAGTCGGTGCTGATCTGCAGCAGGCGTCCCCCCTGTTGATCCAGAGCACGGGCAAAGGCCTCCGGTGCCCCGGCATTCACCGCATGGGCCAGCTCCGGTTCCGACTCGGCCTTGTCCACTGCTGTGTAGGCACCAGCATTGAGCACCCAGTCGGGTTGGTGCTGTTTCACGGCGCTGCGGCAGGCTTCTGGGTCAGACAGGTCAAGCTGCTGACGGCTGGTGGCCACCAGATCCAGTCCCTCAGGGGCGGAAGCGATCAGAGCCTGGCCGAGCTGACCGCCAGCTCCGGTGAGCAGCACCTTCATGGGAAAACGTCTCCAGCAGCCTCAGCGGCTTTGAACCCTGCTGCTTCGGCATCTTTGCCCGAGAGGCTCACTTCGGCACCCTCCAGCCGATCGATCGGCCAGGCAATAGCCAGATCAGGATCATTCCAGACGATGGCCCGTTCACAGGCTTTGTTCCAGAACCCCCGGGCTTTGTATTGCACCTCGGCAATGTTGCTGAGGGTGAGAAAGCCATGGGCGAAGCCCTCGGGAATCCAAAGCTGGCATTTGTTCTCGGCACTCAGTTCGGAGCCGACCCAGGCTCCATAAGTGGGTGATCCGCGCCGGATGTCGACGGCAACGTCGTAAATGGCTCCGACCGTGGCACGTACCACTTTGGCCTGGGGTTCCGGTGCCAGCTGGTAGTGAAGTCCTCTCAGGACGCCTTGGATTGAGCGGGAGTGGTTGTCTTGGGAGAACACCACTGTTTCGCCCACAGCCTCATCGAACGAGCGTCGGTTCCAGCTTTCGTAGAACCAGCCACGCTCATCACCGAAGCATCGCGGCGTCATAAGTAGTGGACCATCCATGGTTTGGCCACTGGAGGTCTTGAGTTGTTCAAACTGCATTCTTCACCTCCAGGCTGGTTTGCAGAGCAGTGTGGTCGCTCACGTTCTCCTCAAGCATCTGGAGCAGATAGGAGCCGTACCCACTCTTCTTCAAGGGTTGCGCTAGCTGATCGAGTTGTTCCGCTGTGATCCAGCCCTGGCGC
This window harbors:
- the rfbD gene encoding dTDP-4-dehydrorhamnose reductase, whose amino-acid sequence is MKVLLTGAGGQLGQALIASAPEGLDLVATSRQQLDLSDPEACRSAVKQHQPDWVLNAGAYTAVDKAESEPELAHAVNAGAPEAFARALDQQGGRLLQISTDFVFNGTQGTPYQPVQARDPLGVYGASKAAGEAAVQNVFGAEGRGLILRTSWVIGPVGKNFALTMLRLHRERDQLGVVADQVGCPTSTLNLAQACWQTLQIAGNRELPAVMHWSDAGAASWYDVAVAVGQIGADLGLIDTPAEVKPITTADYPTPAERPAYSLLDCTATRAALDLNGEHWQQALQAVLRQAKTP
- the rfbC gene encoding dTDP-4-dehydrorhamnose 3,5-epimerase, yielding MQFEQLKTSSGQTMDGPLLMTPRCFGDERGWFYESWNRRSFDEAVGETVVFSQDNHSRSIQGVLRGLHYQLAPEPQAKVVRATVGAIYDVAVDIRRGSPTYGAWVGSELSAENKCQLWIPEGFAHGFLTLSNIAEVQYKARGFWNKACERAIVWNDPDLAIAWPIDRLEGAEVSLSGKDAEAAGFKAAEAAGDVFP